The sequence below is a genomic window from Opitutia bacterium.
GCACCACGGGATTGTCGCCGTAAACAGCCGCCGAACTCGCCAGGCACAGTTTCTTCACTCCAGCCGCAGCAGCGGCCTCCAGCACATTGAGCAATCCGGTGACGTTGAGTTCGACGCACGCATGGGGTTGGCGCACGGATTCTGGCACACTGATCATGGCCGCAAGGTGGAAGACCCACGTCGCACCTGCGACCGCATTGGCGACCGCCTGCCGATCGAGGATCGACGCCTCGATCAATTCGACTGCCAAGCCCTCGAGGTTGGCGCGTGATCCAGTCCGGAAATTATCCAGCACACGCACGCGCATGCCGCGCCGCAGCAGCTGCTGGGCGAGGTGACTGCCAATGAATCCCGCGCCGCCCGTGATCAGCGCAACTTTTCCCGCGGTGGGGTTCCCTGTGATCATGATGCTGTGCCGGGAGGCGTGCGCTCAGATCAACGCGAAGAATTCGTGCGCCGGACGCTGCCGTCAACCGGTCCGTGCCACACTCCTCCGCCATAGGTGAGGATGAACACTTTTCCGGGAGTTTTCGGGTCCGGCTCGACGCGTTGTCCCCACTTGAAGTCGTAGCCCGCGATCGTCTGCCAGTGGCGACCTTCGTCCGTCGAGCGATATGCTTTCCCGTTGAATCCGCAGGCGTAGTGATCACCCGTTCGCGTATCCGTCGTCAAAGTCGCGATGTGCGCGTCCGCGACGAGCACCGGCGCCCACGTCCGCCCGTCGTCCGTCGAACGATAGATGCCGCCTTGCGAATCCCCCTTCGCCGACTGGATTCCTCGTCGGCCCCACGCCGCCAGCAGCAGCGTGCCGGCAGGCAGACTCTCTATGGCCAGGCTGGTCGGAGCGGTGACGCCTTCCGGCAAGGCAAGCCGTTGCCACGACTCCGCACCATCGACGGAGCGATAGATTGCACCGATCTGGTCGGCGGAAGGCTGGGCGGCGTCCTTGCGCCGGAACACCACGAGAAACAGTGCGCGGTCACTGGCCCGCCGGTAAATACGCCAAGCCAACGGCTCGTGGCTATCCAGCCCTTGATTCTTGCTTTGCCAGCTCGCGCCTCCATCCACGGACTTCAACACGCCGCGACCAAATGCGCAGGCATACAACGTCCGCCGGGTGTCGGAGCTTTCCGGATCGAGCAACAAATCCGTCACCGCCGCCTCCCCCACCTCGAGCTTCGCGGTCTGCCAATGCTCCCCCGCATCGTCGGAAAACAGGATGCCGCCGTCGAACGCCCTCGGCTCCCGCTTCCGCCACATTTTCTCCCGCGGTAGATCGTGCGTGCCGCTCATCGCAGCCCATACTCTACCCCGGACGGCGGGGTCGAATACCAAGGCGTAAGTCGTATTTTCCCATTTCGCCGGCAGGCCCGGCGCGGGAGTAGCCGCGCTCCAGCTTTCGCCGCCGTCCCGGCTGCGTAGTAGGCCGATGTCCGTGCACGCCATCAGGACGTGCCGGGCGTCAAACGGATCGAACTTCAACGCATAAACATTGGTAACATCAAGACCACGCGACATCCATCCGCCTGTTCCGCTGGCCCGCGTATACACCTGCTGCCAGGTCCGACCACCATCGGTCGTCTGCATCGTGCGGCCGAAGTCAGTCGCCAACACCCGGCGAGCGTCGCGCGGATCAACACTCATCGCCAACGGATTCTCGCCCCAGTCCGGTCCGAAATGCTCGTCGATCCAACCCGCGATGGCCCCCTTCTCCTTGTCTGCAGCCAGCGCGTCAGGGACAACCCGATCCAGCCACGGGAAAATCCAAGTGTGTCCTCCGTCATCGCTCCGCGCCACGCCCAGCCGTTCGCTGCCATCCGCTCCGATCAGACCTTTAAAGGAGAGATACACCACGGTCGCGTCGTCGCGCGGCACCGCCACGGCACGGAAATCGACCCGCCGCGTGCCCGGAAAATTTGTTACCAGATGCGCTGAAAGGTCCGTCCATTGCGCGCCGTTGTCGCGCGAGACAAGTAGGCGCGAATCATCCCCGCCCGTGACGGCGTAGATCGTTGTCACGTTCGCGATGGAATCGTGCGCCGCCGCCACGCCGGCAATCGTCAGGCCGGCCGGCGCGGCATAATCCGTATGCTCCTCCCCTCGAAAAACGACGAGCCCGCTCGCCTGCACCGCAATCAGTGTGCGCGACACCAGCGGCGAACTCGGATCGACGATCAGCGCTATGGGACGTCGCGCTAGCGTCGCACGCCGCGTCCAAGTGCGTCCGCCGTCATTCGACGACACCAAGGTCTGCTCTTCGCCCAACTGCACCGCCGCGTGAATCGCGTTCGGTATCGCCGGATCGCTGGCCAACGCGGTGACCCGATACGCACGACCGTCGCGCGTGAACTGATTGATATCCGCGTGATCGCCCACCGCGACCGGCTCGTCTGCTTCGCTCTCAGCCGGCAACAATTTCGTCCAAGCCCGACCGCGATCACGACTCACCCAAAGACAGTTACCGCGCGCATAGACCGTGTCGGCATCGCGCGCGTCGAAGGCGAACTCGCGCACGACTTCCTGCAGGTTGAACATCCGCCACGAGACACCCGCATCGCGCGACACGTAGGCTCCGGTCATGTCGCACGCCACGAAGAACAGGTTCGGATCGTGCGGGCTGATCACCGGACAAAAAGTCGCGCCGCCGCCGCCGGGACCGATTATCCGCCAGCCATCGCCCCGCCCGGGAACCGTCACTGGTTCCGCCGCCACGAGTGAGATCGCAGCGCAGGCCAAGGCCAGATACACTAAACCTGTTCGCTGCCAGCCGACGCGGGCTAAACCCACAAAGCCACGGCGGCAGGTCGTCGCCGCTGTGTCGCCTCCGCTCCACCAGCTTGTCGGATTTTGCATAATCCTATTCGACGGATACCAATCTTCGCGCGTCGCTGTCCCACACCAGTCGATCGGTGCGACGCGACCGGATCGCCTCCATCAAAGCCACTTGCTGTCCGCACTCCGAAAGCGTCGGCGCCGGCCGCCCCGTCGCGCTCGCCACGACGGCGCAAAAGGCCGCGATCTCGTTGTAGACGCCGCTGCGCGAATGGACGGGCGACGCCGCATCGGAATACACCGCGTGCCGCACACCGCGCCGCCAGTAATCGACTTCGCCCTGCAAATCGGCTTCTGGGGTCGCGGCCAGGCGGATTTCCAGCGTCTGCCCCGCCGCGTCCACCGAGATCATTTCCACGCTGCGACCGGCGTCCGGCAGAATGTCCAAATGCGAGCGGATACCCGACTGCGCCACCGCATCCAGCGTGATCCGCACCGGTTGCCCACGCTCCACTGGTCCGAAACGAAACTGCGCCTCGGTGAAGGGGCTGCCGCCGAGAAACAGGAGCGTGTCGAGGGCATGAATGGCCGTAGTGGAGAAATCCTCGTTCAGCCGGCCGCACCGCAACATCGTGTAGCTGATGCGGCTAATATGCGCCTGCGTGAATTTCTCCTCCAAAACAGCGCGAGCGCGTCCGAGCGCTGGCATGTGTCGACGGTTGAAGGCTACTTGGTTTGGCACGCGGTCACGCACGGCCACCGCCTCCAAGCTCGCCCACTGCTCGAGCGTGAGCCCCGGCGGCTTCTCCAACAGCAATGGCACCCCTTCCTGCAATACCCGCAACGCCGCCTCGAACATCACGCCGCTGGGCACGGCCATGAGCACGACGTCCGGCTTTTCCTCCCGGCACATGGCGAGCAAATCCGTGTAAGTTCGCCGCGCGGCGAATGCCTCGGCGAAGGCACGCGCCTTCTGCTCGACCACGTCACAGCAAGCGGAAAATTCCCACTCCGCGTGCTGCGCGATCAGCTGGCGGATCGCAGGACCATACTGATGGTTTGCGAACCAGCCGCAGCCGACCATGCAAAGCTTGTAAGGCATGAGGACTATCGAGCCCGGCCGATCGCGAGGCGCACATCGCGTCCCGCTCTGACTCGCTGTCGGCCGGCCCGAGCGCGGGTGACGGCGGGCGAAACTGCTGACTGGTTCACAGGGCTTGCCATTGCCCGGACACAACGCGCCGCATCTGCGATTGGCAACGTCGGTCTTGCTTCGCCCGGCTCCTCGTAACTATGCAGTAAACGATGAATTTGTCGCCCGCCCCCACCACGCGTTCGCTGGCCAAGGAAGCCGGCGTGACATCGATGACTGTTTCGCTCGCGCTACGCAACAATCCCAAGATTTCCGTCGCGACGCGCAAACGTATCCAGCGGCTTGCGCTCAAGCGCGGCTACCGACCGGACCCCACGGTGTCGCGACTCATGCATCATCTGCGCATCCGCCGCTCACATCGCTTGCAGGCGATGATCTGCGGGCTCACGGATCACACATCGTCCCGTCGTCACGATTGGGTCGGGCGCATCGCCGAGGGCGCGCGCGCGCGCGCCACCGAACTCGGCTTCGGCTTCGATCTGCTCAATCTCGCCGACTATGCCGGCAGTCCAGAGCGGCTCGAGCGCGTGCTCCTCAGCCGCGGAGTCGAAGGTCTGCTGCTGTTGCCGTTGCGCACTCCGGTGGTTTGCGACGACGTGCTGGCGTGGAATCAGTTTTCGGTCGTCTCCACGAGCCACTCCGTGATCAGTCCCGAGTTTTGCCGCGTCGTGTCGGACCAATTCAACAACATGATGCTGCTCTGCCGCGAACTCACGATTCGCGGCTACCGGCGCATCGGCCTCGATATCTCCTATGAAATGGAGCAGCGCGTGCGGCACAACTTCACGGCGGCACTCGCTTGGCACAACGCCTACGGCGGCACGGAAATCGTGCGCCCGCTGGTCACCCCGCCCGGCAACATTGATTACCGCAGTCTGCTGATCCATTGGCTCGAGCAGGAAAAGCCTGATGTGATCATCACGCCGGAAATCGACCGCCTGAAGGAAACCGCGGCCCGGATCTATCGCAGCGAGCCGCCGCCGTTCGCCTACGCCTTGGTCGACGTCGGCCCCAACCGTCCCGACGGCGGCATCGACGAACGCGGCGAGTGGATCGGTCGCACCGCGACGGATCTGTTGTCCGGAATGATTCTGCGTGGAGAAAAGGGAGTGCCCGAGGTCACGAAGAACATGCTGATCCAAGGAGCATTCGTGCCGGGCGCTCTCGCGCGTGTCCGCGAAATCGCCGGGCGCTCCACTCGGAAACGCGAGCCGGGAAAAGCCAAACAGAACAATCGGAAATCCAAAGCCGCCACACTCAAGCACGGCCGAGCCGCAAGGATCGAGCGGCGCTAGCAATAACGCGCTGCCTTTCAGAGCAGCGCGCCGTGCCGTTGTAGAGTCGCGCCATGGCCCGCGCGGATCGGTTGACTGCTGGCTTGCAGCGTGACGCTTCAACACAGCCTTCGTGTCAGTGCCGATCGCACCGGCCAAGTAGTAGACGTCCGTGGTCGTAAGCCGAGCGCCGCGCTAGTTTTCAACCACGGGCGCCATAGCGAACCCCCATTTGATCATCCTCGCGACGGGATCGGGCGCTTGCGCGGGAAAGAGCCAGCGCCTCGGTGTCGCTCACCGCAATCCGGCACTCGCACCCAACCGACTCGAGGGCCTGGCGAATCAAATCCCCTACCGGCGCACGATCCTCAGCTTGTTAGGCTCACCGTCGCGAGGCCGGAAGGACGGGCGCGAAGGAGTGCAGGTGAAAGGCGAGAAGCCCATCGAGACGGAACCGCCAACCTGCGCGACAAACCAACCTGTCTAAAACTGACAGCGCCCCCTCGCCCCTGGCCCGAAGCGGAGCAAAAATGCCGGGCCACGGACCGGAGAATCGAGTTCATTCTCTCCTGAACGCGTCTCTTTCGACGGGTTCCCGGCGGCATCTCCCATGCAACCGCCTATCGAGACGCATGGTTCGAAACGCCGAGGACCCACAAAATCGAAAACGAAGCCGACCAAGATGGCCGTCGCGCGCCAGTCACGGAGAGTCAACCGCCGCCGCGTCGCGCACGCAGCGGAAGCCCAGGTGCACGCTGCCCGTGTCGGGAGCACCTTTCCCGCGCGAACCGAGCGTGTAGCGGATGCAATACTGGTCCGAACAAAGGAAGGAGCCGCCGCGCTGCACGCGTTTCGCCAAACCGGGCTCGCCAGGATCGAATGACGCTTCGCGGGTGGGACCATGCGGATTTCGTGTCACACCATTGTGCGCTTCCGCCGTGTCGCGGGCATAGGCGTCGGGCCGATACCAGTCGCTGCACCACTCCCAGACGTTGCCGGCCATATCGAACAGCCCATAGGGATTGGGCGGAAACGAGGCCACCGGCGCGAGGTCCGCGAAGCCATCAGAGGCCGCGTTGTGCGAGGGGAATTCGCCCTGCCAGATGTTCGCCATCCAG
It includes:
- a CDS encoding LacI family DNA-binding transcriptional regulator — translated: MNLSPAPTTRSLAKEAGVTSMTVSLALRNNPKISVATRKRIQRLALKRGYRPDPTVSRLMHHLRIRRSHRLQAMICGLTDHTSSRRHDWVGRIAEGARARATELGFGFDLLNLADYAGSPERLERVLLSRGVEGLLLLPLRTPVVCDDVLAWNQFSVVSTSHSVISPEFCRVVSDQFNNMMLLCRELTIRGYRRIGLDISYEMEQRVRHNFTAALAWHNAYGGTEIVRPLVTPPGNIDYRSLLIHWLEQEKPDVIITPEIDRLKETAARIYRSEPPPFAYALVDVGPNRPDGGIDERGEWIGRTATDLLSGMILRGEKGVPEVTKNMLIQGAFVPGALARVREIAGRSTRKREPGKAKQNNRKSKAATLKHGRAARIERR
- a CDS encoding Gfo/Idh/MocA family oxidoreductase — protein: MPYKLCMVGCGWFANHQYGPAIRQLIAQHAEWEFSACCDVVEQKARAFAEAFAARRTYTDLLAMCREEKPDVVLMAVPSGVMFEAALRVLQEGVPLLLEKPPGLTLEQWASLEAVAVRDRVPNQVAFNRRHMPALGRARAVLEEKFTQAHISRISYTMLRCGRLNEDFSTTAIHALDTLLFLGGSPFTEAQFRFGPVERGQPVRITLDAVAQSGIRSHLDILPDAGRSVEMISVDAAGQTLEIRLAATPEADLQGEVDYWRRGVRHAVYSDAASPVHSRSGVYNEIAAFCAVVASATGRPAPTLSECGQQVALMEAIRSRRTDRLVWDSDARRLVSVE